One Thermosphaera aggregans DNA segment encodes these proteins:
- a CDS encoding RAD55 family ATPase, with protein MDFTTGLKELDKRFNEAFQPGTLTVIVGHPGAGKTTLALQLCHANARIGHKCLYISFQEDKEKLYRHARRLGLDLEGLEEKGLFKHVRFPMMTLVDDLIRELSVLLSSDSYRVIVVDSINALLEPVKNKDEQRMLLQNFFYEVSRSIRGIAVLLAEIPMGEERVNLGSIEFVSDIVIILKHHVVRGLLDRAMEIRKIRGAPLRAVEFPFEIVEGEGIRVFPPPAPERIFLGDGTPLEDTLSLTREVIPRLLRGEVVFFTYDPFARSAIPVIFILDYLVSNEMVAFFTSYVYSKDEVLDSVVKVLVNYAGISRKEAHRLVDKYMVVESVNPAGEALTSLYSRSILEFEKSKPDVIVFHGIEVFSKLFDEKDYFNSLVNELIWTKNNGVTNMRFGACTPRDWCEMNAALSDVVVQTRFVEKNGSTVPIIQSWRRGSEPRTIELNEEVLNKLRSEFKALLKKAFPSE; from the coding sequence TTGGATTTTACCACCGGCTTGAAGGAGCTTGACAAAAGGTTTAACGAAGCTTTCCAGCCTGGGACGCTGACGGTCATAGTCGGCCATCCTGGTGCTGGGAAGACAACTCTCGCATTACAGTTGTGTCACGCTAATGCTAGGATTGGACATAAGTGTTTATATATTAGTTTTCAAGAAGACAAGGAGAAGCTTTACAGGCATGCAAGGAGGCTTGGGCTCGATCTTGAAGGGCTTGAAGAGAAAGGCTTGTTCAAACACGTAAGGTTTCCTATGATGACCCTGGTTGATGATTTGATAAGGGAGTTATCGGTTCTTCTTTCCTCGGACTCTTACAGAGTCATCGTAGTTGACTCTATAAACGCCCTTCTCGAGCCAGTGAAGAACAAGGATGAGCAGAGGATGTTACTGCAGAACTTTTTCTACGAGGTTTCGAGAAGCATTAGGGGGATAGCGGTGTTGCTTGCAGAGATACCGATGGGTGAGGAGAGAGTTAACCTGGGGTCAATAGAGTTTGTATCCGATATCGTCATCATCTTGAAACACCATGTTGTTCGCGGATTATTGGACAGGGCGATGGAGATTAGAAAGATCCGGGGAGCCCCGCTTAGGGCGGTGGAGTTCCCATTCGAGATAGTGGAGGGTGAGGGCATCAGGGTTTTTCCACCCCCTGCTCCTGAGAGAATATTCCTAGGAGACGGAACCCCTCTCGAGGACACTCTTTCCCTAACAAGGGAGGTTATTCCGAGGCTGTTGAGGGGTGAGGTAGTCTTTTTCACCTACGACCCGTTTGCACGGTCAGCAATACCAGTTATTTTCATCCTCGACTACCTGGTTTCGAATGAGATGGTGGCGTTTTTCACATCCTACGTTTACTCGAAGGACGAGGTTTTAGATAGCGTTGTGAAAGTACTTGTAAATTACGCAGGGATTTCAAGAAAGGAAGCACATAGGCTGGTTGACAAGTACATGGTTGTAGAATCAGTCAACCCGGCTGGAGAGGCGTTAACATCACTATACTCCCGCTCAATATTAGAGTTTGAGAAGTCTAAGCCAGATGTTATCGTTTTCCACGGGATAGAGGTTTTCAGCAAACTGTTCGATGAAAAAGATTACTTTAACTCATTAGTGAACGAGCTGATATGGACAAAGAACAATGGGGTCACCAATATGAGATTCGGAGCCTGCACACCTAGAGACTGGTGTGAGATGAACGCAGCCCTTTCAGACGTGGTTGTCCAAACCCGGTTCGTCGAGAAGAATGGCAGTACAGTTCCAATTATCCAGTCTTGGAGAAGAGGTAGCGAACCCCGCACCATCGAGCTGAACGAGGAGGTTTTAAACAAGCTTAGAAGCGAGTTTAAAGCTCTTCTAAAGAAGGCATTTCCCAGCGAGTGA
- the sucD gene encoding succinate--CoA ligase subunit alpha, protein MGILLSKNTRVIVQGVTGKEGSFHTKLMLEYGTRIIAGTSPGKKGQTVHGVQVYNTVGEIVREHGEVEASIIFVPARFAPDAVYEAIDNGVKLVVVITEGIPLHDELKFVNYARRKGVVIVGPNTPGLMTPGEAKLGIMPSHVFTPGTVGVVSRSGTLTYEVARELAKHGMGVSTVVGLGGDPVTGLDFIEVYKMFSEDPLTKAVVLIGEIGGDAEERFSKYYASLPVKKPVVAYIAGRTAPPGKRMGHAGAIISMGIGDYPSKRRALEEAGIPVAETPSQIPLLLERR, encoded by the coding sequence ATGGGCATTCTCCTCTCAAAGAACACTAGGGTAATTGTTCAAGGAGTAACAGGCAAGGAGGGAAGCTTCCACACAAAGCTCATGCTGGAGTATGGGACAAGGATCATAGCTGGCACCTCTCCAGGTAAGAAGGGGCAAACAGTTCACGGGGTCCAAGTCTACAACACTGTTGGAGAGATAGTGAGGGAGCACGGCGAGGTTGAAGCCTCAATAATCTTCGTACCAGCAAGGTTCGCCCCGGACGCTGTTTACGAAGCGATCGACAACGGTGTTAAGCTAGTAGTGGTTATAACGGAGGGAATACCGCTTCACGACGAGCTGAAATTTGTCAACTACGCGAGAAGAAAGGGAGTGGTAATAGTTGGTCCTAACACCCCTGGCTTAATGACTCCCGGCGAAGCCAAGCTGGGCATCATGCCCTCACACGTTTTCACCCCGGGAACGGTAGGCGTAGTATCCAGGAGTGGAACACTCACCTACGAGGTTGCAAGAGAGCTGGCCAAGCATGGCATGGGGGTTTCAACAGTGGTCGGCCTTGGCGGAGACCCCGTCACTGGCCTCGACTTCATAGAGGTTTACAAGATGTTTAGCGAGGACCCCTTGACAAAAGCAGTGGTTCTCATAGGCGAGATAGGCGGTGATGCTGAGGAAAGATTCTCAAAATACTACGCCAGCCTACCGGTGAAAAAGCCTGTGGTAGCGTATATTGCTGGGAGGACAGCTCCTCCAGGGAAGAGAATGGGTCACGCAGGCGCAATAATCTCAATGGGTATTGGCGACTACCCCTCTAAGAGGAGGGCTCTCGAGGAAGCGGGCATACCTGTTGCAGAGACGCCTTCTCAAATACCACTCCTGTTGGAGAGAAGATAG
- a CDS encoding sodium:proton antiporter has translation MIEEALWYYIGFTLTLTIGFSIYGIASRPHLVKKMALFTILGDAIYVLLVYLGYTLSSTTPPVYPGGSLENPVFPEAGQISMFSAGSVDPVPQVLIVTAIVIGLSVLLLLAAISIRIAREYGSLITTKLKEVESGG, from the coding sequence GTGATCGAGGAGGCTTTATGGTACTATATAGGCTTCACATTGACCCTGACAATAGGGTTCTCTATCTACGGCATCGCCTCCAGGCCCCACCTGGTTAAGAAAATGGCTCTGTTCACAATCCTCGGCGACGCGATATACGTGCTCCTAGTATACCTTGGCTACACGCTATCGTCAACCACCCCGCCAGTCTACCCCGGCGGAAGTCTCGAGAACCCTGTGTTCCCTGAGGCTGGTCAAATCTCCATGTTCTCCGCAGGAAGCGTTGACCCTGTTCCACAGGTCCTGATAGTCACCGCAATAGTCATCGGCTTATCAGTCTTACTGCTCCTAGCTGCAATCTCCATCCGGATTGCAAGGGAGTATGGTTCTTTGATAACGACTAAGTTGAAGGAGGTTGAGAGCGGTGGGTAA
- a CDS encoding NADH-quinone oxidoreductase subunit I — MVLPTLVKSLKHLASKPYTRLVPRKSNPFKTERIRGAHVLDMLKCTGCSMCQQVCPAACIDMVSVEGNYPQNPRRRFPRIDHSKCTFCGLCVEYCPVGALSMTTVTGYELFTTNKDTTFKQPLQLKEPLGRVTVTKELFTKAYSGGALSKGEATTSKGEE; from the coding sequence ATGGTGTTGCCTACACTGGTTAAATCCTTGAAACACCTTGCCAGCAAACCCTACACCCGTCTAGTCCCGAGGAAGTCAAACCCGTTTAAAACAGAAAGGATTAGGGGAGCCCATGTCCTAGACATGCTTAAATGCACCGGCTGTAGCATGTGCCAGCAGGTCTGCCCGGCAGCATGCATAGACATGGTTTCAGTTGAAGGCAACTACCCCCAGAACCCTAGGAGGAGATTCCCGAGAATAGACCACTCAAAGTGCACTTTCTGCGGACTTTGCGTTGAATACTGCCCGGTAGGAGCTCTCTCGATGACCACTGTCACAGGCTACGAGCTATTCACCACAAACAAGGACACTACTTTCAAACAGCCTCTACAGCTCAAGGAGCCGTTGGGCAGGGTTACAGTGACCAAGGAATTGTTCACCAAGGCTTACAGCGGGGGCGCTCTCTCAAAAGGCGAGGCAACCACAAGCAAGGGTGAGGAGTAA
- a CDS encoding Na(+)/H(+) antiporter subunit B, producing MIMLILASLAATLALISTIVVVQEKDVAKAVVLAGVESVFYALILSIFLAPDLLIAYVAIGLGLNTVILLYVLSKGERYEEA from the coding sequence ATGATAATGCTTATCCTCGCATCCTTAGCTGCAACCCTTGCCTTGATATCAACAATAGTGGTTGTCCAGGAGAAGGATGTTGCCAAAGCCGTGGTGTTGGCTGGTGTTGAATCCGTGTTCTACGCTCTCATACTTTCAATCTTCCTGGCGCCTGACCTGCTAATAGCCTACGTTGCCATAGGCCTTGGGCTGAACACGGTTATACTTCTCTACGTGCTCTCGAAGGGTGAGAGGTATGAGGAGGCTTGA
- a CDS encoding MnhB domain-containing protein has translation MRRLEVLIPVSIGVLIFTLAYSLGMLSPERGLTGLAETLLTVIPLQSSILTSMSFEVVTAVIWDQRGFDTFFETSVLFLAIVASLSLIAGTRQAIAKTQASTVIVRLVSRILAPVIVVVSVSVAVHGHVTPGGGFQGGSVFVVAPLILMLAFSSQRLTMLGFKGERLLFLRALGVSLIGLTGLLPVIYSRAVNVEAYLFQNLGKPGTGFSYPALIETPFFKMLLSGSIFIYNIAEYLAVLTGFTLALYYLTAEFEKGGVGK, from the coding sequence ATGAGGAGGCTTGAGGTTTTAATCCCGGTTTCGATAGGGGTTTTGATTTTCACGCTGGCTTACTCTCTGGGAATGCTCAGCCCTGAAAGAGGGCTCACGGGCTTAGCTGAAACGCTTCTCACAGTCATACCTCTCCAAAGCTCCATCCTTACTTCAATGAGTTTCGAAGTTGTTACAGCAGTAATATGGGATCAAAGAGGGTTTGACACGTTCTTCGAGACAAGCGTCCTCTTCCTAGCAATAGTTGCATCCCTCTCATTAATAGCTGGAACCCGTCAGGCGATTGCTAAAACCCAAGCCTCCACAGTGATAGTTAGGCTTGTGTCAAGGATTCTCGCACCGGTCATAGTTGTTGTAAGCGTATCTGTCGCCGTCCACGGGCATGTAACACCCGGGGGAGGCTTCCAAGGCGGCTCGGTATTTGTCGTAGCCCCGCTGATTTTAATGCTGGCTTTCTCAAGCCAGCGTTTAACCATGCTAGGGTTCAAAGGCGAGAGGCTCTTATTCCTGAGAGCCCTCGGCGTATCGTTGATCGGTTTAACCGGGTTGCTACCAGTTATATACTCTAGAGCTGTGAACGTGGAAGCATACTTGTTCCAGAACCTGGGGAAGCCTGGGACAGGCTTCAGCTACCCAGCTCTCATAGAAACCCCGTTTTTCAAAATGCTACTCTCGGGCTCCATATTTATTTATAACATTGCCGAATACCTTGCAGTCTTAACGGGCTTCACTCTCGCACTCTACTATTTAACCGCAGAGTTTGAGAAGGGAGGTGTTGGCAAGTGA
- a CDS encoding complex I subunit 5 family protein, whose product MNLMGSVSILPALTPYLLVFGAFTLVFFKVFKAGKVFSRIYAFAYVFASLIFSLLTYLSVKDSGILYYELGGFPPPIGITYVVDEFSAFLAVIATGLGLLLYPLIPVLQPQSDEYYLALYLGLLAGFTGVLYTGDLFNMFVMMEVMLVSTYGLVALGGSKQSYRSAFDYAMVAGVGGLLFFMGAVLIYFATGTLNIGHMGLIEQGFAACGRGLSQNPVEALQTLSLLLFWGLVVDEALVPLHFWLPPAYSSTGPVTASLLAGVSEGVAYYALTRIVYTVLNGLNPVLEYSLRILGIASIIVGGLGALYSRSFSKTISYTVVMDSGYVAIALSLGPPGVEVALAYILAHAVVKPLLFLTAGWVRSSYGTDVFENVEGSLRSSRILQAGLIVGAAAVTGLPPTIFFIAKLGVYVNLFNSLNADVTVPLALFTSLAGSLLALTAFIKAVSAMILAPPREGLKLVPKALKTYLLLLTALTIVLGVVYAFSIEPLISSASNSITAGRIDYLSEISGILYCESGSL is encoded by the coding sequence GTGAACCTAATGGGCTCTGTAAGCATACTGCCCGCTCTCACCCCTTACCTCCTGGTTTTCGGAGCTTTCACTCTAGTATTTTTCAAGGTGTTTAAAGCAGGGAAGGTGTTTTCAAGGATTTACGCGTTCGCCTATGTTTTCGCATCCCTCATCTTCTCCTTATTAACTTACTTATCGGTGAAGGATTCCGGGATCCTGTACTATGAGCTCGGAGGCTTCCCTCCTCCCATAGGCATTACTTACGTTGTCGACGAGTTTTCAGCTTTCCTAGCAGTCATCGCGACAGGGCTTGGACTCCTCCTATATCCTTTAATACCTGTCCTACAGCCTCAGAGCGACGAGTACTACTTAGCTCTATACCTCGGCCTGCTGGCAGGGTTCACCGGGGTCTTGTACACGGGAGACTTGTTCAACATGTTCGTGATGATGGAGGTGATGCTGGTTTCCACGTACGGTCTTGTAGCGTTGGGGGGTTCTAAGCAATCTTATAGATCCGCCTTCGACTACGCCATGGTTGCAGGCGTTGGCGGGCTTCTCTTCTTCATGGGGGCTGTTCTAATTTACTTCGCCACGGGAACCCTGAACATTGGCCACATGGGTTTGATAGAGCAGGGTTTCGCAGCGTGTGGCAGGGGGCTTTCTCAAAACCCTGTCGAAGCCTTGCAAACCCTTTCTCTTTTACTTTTCTGGGGGCTGGTTGTGGATGAGGCTCTCGTACCACTCCACTTCTGGCTTCCTCCAGCCTACTCCTCCACGGGGCCGGTGACGGCCTCGCTTCTAGCAGGGGTTTCCGAGGGAGTTGCATACTACGCGTTGACCAGGATTGTCTACACGGTTTTAAACGGGTTGAACCCTGTTCTAGAATACTCTTTAAGAATCCTTGGAATAGCCAGCATTATAGTAGGGGGTTTGGGAGCACTATACTCTAGGAGTTTTTCAAAAACCATATCCTACACCGTGGTAATGGATTCGGGGTATGTTGCAATAGCACTGTCTCTCGGACCACCTGGCGTAGAAGTGGCCTTAGCCTACATACTGGCCCATGCAGTAGTGAAGCCCCTGCTCTTCTTGACGGCAGGCTGGGTTAGGAGTTCATACGGTACTGACGTGTTCGAGAACGTTGAGGGTTCTCTCAGGTCTTCGAGAATACTTCAAGCTGGATTAATAGTTGGAGCGGCAGCCGTGACAGGGTTGCCCCCTACCATTTTCTTCATCGCTAAGCTAGGTGTTTACGTAAACCTCTTCAACTCTTTGAACGCGGACGTGACTGTTCCGCTAGCTCTTTTCACCTCGCTTGCTGGGTCACTTCTTGCTTTAACAGCTTTCATTAAAGCAGTATCGGCGATGATTCTTGCTCCTCCAAGGGAGGGTTTGAAGCTTGTTCCCAAAGCCCTTAAAACCTATCTACTGCTCCTCACTGCTCTCACAATAGTGCTCGGAGTTGTCTACGCTTTCTCGATCGAACCATTAATCTCATCGGCTTCAAACTCGATAACGGCTGGAAGGATTGACTACCTCTCAGAGATAAGCGGAATCCTGTACTGCGAGAGTGGTTCGCTATGA
- the ppa gene encoding inorganic diphosphatase, which translates to MSMYDKIGPGSKAPDEVNVVIEIPINSGVKYELDKDTGVLFVDRILYTSMVYPFNYGFIPGTLEEDGDPVDILVVSYDPLLPGSVIKARPVGVLETEDEKGRDAKIVAVPSEKIDPRFQGIRDVSDLPEAVRQRIEHFFQHYKELEKGKWVRVVGWRGRSEALERIKQAVERFSKK; encoded by the coding sequence ATGAGCATGTATGATAAGATTGGTCCAGGATCCAAGGCTCCGGATGAAGTTAACGTTGTGATCGAAATACCCATCAACTCCGGGGTTAAATACGAGTTGGACAAAGATACCGGCGTGCTCTTCGTAGACAGAATCCTCTATACCTCAATGGTTTACCCGTTCAACTACGGGTTCATACCAGGGACTCTTGAGGAGGATGGAGACCCTGTCGACATCCTAGTGGTATCCTATGACCCACTCCTCCCCGGCTCGGTTATCAAGGCCAGGCCTGTTGGTGTTTTGGAAACCGAGGATGAGAAGGGCAGGGATGCGAAGATAGTTGCAGTGCCATCTGAGAAGATAGACCCGAGGTTCCAGGGGATCAGGGATGTGAGCGATCTCCCCGAGGCTGTTAGGCAAAGGATCGAGCACTTCTTCCAGCACTACAAGGAGTTGGAGAAGGGCAAGTGGGTAAGGGTTGTTGGTTGGAGGGGTAGGAGCGAGGCGTTGGAGAGGATTAAGCAGGCTGTTGAGAGATTTTCTAAGAAATAG
- the nuoB gene encoding NADH-quinone oxidoreductase subunit NuoB yields the protein MSLLDKLVKWARSRSMWMIHYCSACGAVEFPPIVMSPLDWERYGYMPAPTPRQSDLYVGMGYLTKKTVKLFLNMYRQVPEPRLVAAGCNCTATGGLYWDSYATYKRLDEFVDVEGWVPGCMPMPDDYFSMLEYLRRKIATSGLETHISRIKPDAFEKIARYEELEKQWLKEYLDKASKQAGEPVNYVFNPSYPECYEASAKHKICKLSVEREKLKMVLKELKDQGFSLFININTVDYPDKGVIELYYILENPGTGEQKWVKTYTPRANPTVESVHDIFPLALYIEREVYEMMGVLFENHPLLRKWILEGNWEGPPPLRKDVDTAGFVVKTMYGGYKYGR from the coding sequence ATGAGCTTGCTTGACAAGCTTGTTAAATGGGCGCGTAGCAGGAGTATGTGGATGATACACTACTGCTCAGCATGCGGAGCGGTGGAGTTCCCTCCCATAGTAATGTCTCCTTTAGACTGGGAGAGATACGGGTACATGCCTGCACCAACCCCTAGGCAGAGCGACCTCTACGTTGGAATGGGCTATCTAACCAAGAAAACGGTTAAGCTATTCCTCAACATGTACAGGCAGGTTCCAGAGCCTAGGCTGGTCGCGGCTGGATGCAACTGCACTGCAACAGGCGGGTTATACTGGGACAGCTACGCCACCTACAAGAGGCTTGACGAGTTCGTGGATGTTGAGGGATGGGTTCCAGGCTGCATGCCAATGCCTGACGACTACTTCAGCATGCTGGAGTATTTAAGGAGGAAAATCGCCACCTCCGGGCTTGAGACACATATTTCACGGATAAAGCCTGATGCTTTCGAGAAGATAGCAAGGTATGAGGAGCTTGAGAAGCAGTGGCTTAAGGAGTACTTGGATAAGGCTTCTAAGCAAGCGGGCGAACCCGTTAACTATGTTTTCAACCCGTCATACCCCGAGTGCTACGAAGCCTCCGCTAAGCATAAAATCTGCAAGCTAAGCGTTGAAAGAGAGAAGTTAAAGATGGTTTTGAAAGAGCTTAAGGATCAAGGGTTCAGCCTCTTCATCAACATCAACACGGTTGACTACCCTGATAAAGGAGTGATAGAGCTCTACTATATTCTTGAAAACCCTGGGACAGGCGAGCAGAAATGGGTTAAAACATACACTCCGAGGGCGAATCCCACCGTTGAAAGCGTGCACGACATCTTCCCCCTAGCCCTCTACATTGAGAGAGAGGTTTACGAGATGATGGGTGTTTTATTCGAGAACCACCCCTTGCTTAGAAAGTGGATACTTGAAGGCAACTGGGAGGGACCCCCGCCTCTTAGGAAGGATGTTGACACGGCGGGCTTCGTGGTTAAAACAATGTATGGAGGCTACAAGTATGGAAGGTAG
- the mnhG gene encoding monovalent cation/H(+) antiporter subunit G: MIDQLLFYLGISLLAVGGVLDIVASLGFFKFKEFYTRLHAATVGAIGGGFYPLIGVAFTVLGLDVEFWLKAVFSGVSLVAAAVIALGVPAGSHALARGVYRSREAEPSVVADRLREDLEKGEKK, encoded by the coding sequence GTGATTGATCAACTGCTTTTCTACCTGGGCATCAGTCTCCTCGCTGTCGGCGGAGTATTGGACATAGTCGCGTCCTTAGGCTTCTTCAAGTTTAAAGAGTTCTACACTAGGCTCCACGCTGCCACCGTAGGAGCCATCGGGGGAGGCTTCTACCCGCTTATAGGCGTAGCGTTTACAGTCCTAGGGCTCGATGTTGAATTCTGGCTTAAAGCCGTGTTCTCAGGGGTATCCCTGGTCGCTGCAGCTGTTATAGCCCTGGGTGTTCCAGCAGGCTCCCATGCCCTTGCAAGGGGGGTTTACAGGTCGAGGGAGGCTGAGCCCAGCGTGGTTGCGGACAGGTTGAGGGAGGATTTGGAGAAGGGTGAGAAGAAATGA
- a CDS encoding MrpF/PhaF family protein: MVAVESLASVTPFLIGLFTVAMIVYSIRVFTSRNLGDAVLAIDALTVDLIVLMMLVALHYRSPYLLVGVIPLGAWIFLLDLIVAKYLEKRWAR, encoded by the coding sequence ATGGTAGCGGTGGAATCCCTGGCCTCTGTAACCCCGTTTCTAATAGGATTGTTCACCGTGGCGATGATTGTTTACTCAATAAGGGTTTTCACCTCGAGAAACCTCGGTGACGCTGTCCTAGCTATTGACGCGTTAACGGTTGACTTGATCGTTTTAATGATGCTTGTCGCCCTGCACTACAGGTCTCCCTACCTGTTAGTGGGAGTTATACCGCTCGGCGCCTGGATATTCCTGCTTGACCTTATCGTTGCGAAATACCTGGAGAAGAGGTGGGCTAGGTGA
- a CDS encoding Na+/H+ antiporter subunit E has product MGKVSAIIPTLLLALIYLVYTGSYGVLEVGIALLTGLGVSLLLGQDLVRNPGKLSIARFSRAVAYLVKYFTVVEAKAHWEVIKLILKPSAKYKPAIVRVPYGVSSEYSIVSIANSITNTPGTVVIDVDEDRKLFYVHWINAQALEDQEARKSVSEVFEKDVSKIFE; this is encoded by the coding sequence GTGGGTAAGGTTTCCGCTATAATTCCAACCCTACTGCTAGCCTTAATATACCTGGTTTACACAGGCTCCTACGGGGTGCTAGAGGTTGGTATAGCCCTGCTAACCGGCCTAGGCGTGTCGCTACTGCTTGGGCAGGACCTTGTGAGAAACCCTGGGAAGCTCTCGATAGCAAGGTTTTCCAGGGCTGTAGCCTACCTTGTCAAATACTTCACTGTTGTAGAGGCTAAGGCTCATTGGGAGGTGATTAAGCTCATTCTTAAGCCTAGTGCTAAATACAAGCCAGCTATTGTAAGAGTTCCCTACGGTGTTAGCAGCGAGTACTCGATTGTCTCAATAGCGAACTCGATAACAAACACTCCGGGAACAGTGGTGATCGATGTTGACGAGGATAGGAAGCTGTTCTATGTTCACTGGATCAACGCCCAGGCCCTCGAGGACCAGGAGGCTAGGAAAAGTGTTTCCGAGGTGTTTGAGAAAGACGTATCTAAAATCTTCGAGTAG
- a CDS encoding NADH-quinone oxidoreductase subunit D yields MEATSMEGSGYQVVYFGPQHPGVPGNIAYKLWLDGDRVVKAEVVPGFLHRGFEKMMENRTWEMNVAMSYRFCVEDPDHLEIAYSLAVEDIYKAEIPENAKWLRMIQAEMGRIASHLFWSHFIGGSIGLRTPAYWAVAAREEILKWFARISGHRVYHNLSVPGGIRYSLPENFKEETTRVVEFVEEKARDVEEALLGNSIFKARLKGLGKLSIEDALNLGVTGPVLRASGLRYDLRVHAPYLNYDKVRFEVPVGASGDSYDRAVVRFKEIHQSLSIIRQALDEVRPGESLRVKLGLTAPVGEGVARVESARGEYMIHIISQGGRKPYRVRLRSMSMPLLTTVVDHIVSREEVTIADFPVILASLDPCPPDLDR; encoded by the coding sequence ATGGAGGCTACAAGTATGGAAGGTAGCGGCTACCAGGTAGTCTACTTCGGACCCCAGCACCCCGGGGTTCCTGGCAACATTGCCTACAAACTCTGGCTGGACGGTGACAGGGTTGTTAAAGCAGAGGTTGTCCCGGGATTCCTCCACAGGGGTTTCGAGAAAATGATGGAGAACAGGACTTGGGAGATGAATGTTGCAATGAGCTACAGGTTCTGCGTCGAAGACCCTGACCACCTTGAAATAGCCTACTCGCTAGCCGTTGAAGATATTTACAAGGCTGAGATACCTGAGAACGCTAAATGGCTCAGGATGATCCAGGCTGAAATGGGCAGGATAGCATCACACCTGTTCTGGAGCCACTTCATAGGCGGGAGCATTGGCCTGCGGACCCCGGCCTACTGGGCTGTCGCCGCTAGGGAGGAGATTCTGAAATGGTTCGCGAGGATTTCCGGGCACAGGGTTTACCACAACCTCAGCGTACCAGGAGGCATCAGGTACTCGCTCCCAGAGAACTTTAAGGAGGAGACAACGCGCGTTGTAGAGTTCGTGGAGGAGAAGGCCAGGGATGTGGAGGAAGCTTTACTGGGAAACAGCATTTTCAAGGCCAGGTTGAAAGGACTGGGGAAGCTATCGATTGAGGATGCTTTAAACCTGGGGGTTACTGGCCCCGTGCTGAGGGCTTCAGGGCTGAGGTATGATTTAAGGGTTCACGCACCCTACTTAAACTATGACAAGGTAAGGTTCGAGGTACCTGTCGGAGCATCGGGCGACTCCTACGACAGGGCTGTCGTAAGGTTCAAGGAGATACATCAATCCCTCTCAATAATAAGGCAGGCGCTCGACGAGGTTAGGCCCGGCGAGTCCCTCAGGGTTAAGCTTGGGCTCACCGCTCCCGTAGGCGAGGGAGTAGCCAGGGTTGAGTCAGCAAGGGGCGAGTACATGATCCACATCATCAGCCAGGGAGGCAGGAAGCCCTACAGGGTGAGGCTGAGAAGCATGTCAATGCCTCTTCTAACAACAGTGGTTGACCACATTGTCTCCAGGGAAGAGGTGACTATTGCCGACTTCCCCGTGATCCTTGCATCCCTGGACCCCTGCCCGCCCGACCTGGACAGGTGA